Within the Thermanaeromonas toyohensis ToBE genome, the region TAAGGGACTTTAACCTAGAAATAAAGGACGGCGAATTTATAGTCTTAGTAGGGCCTTCAGGCTGCGGCAAGACCACCACTTTACGCATGGTAGCAGGATTAGAAGATATCACCCAAGGAGAGATATACATTGGCGACCGGCTAGTAAACGACGTACCGCCCAAAGACCGGGACATAGCCATGGTCTTTCAGAACTACGCACTTTACCCCCACATGAACGTATATGACAACATGGCCTTTGGGCTAAAAATGAGGAAAGTGCCCAAACAAGAGATAAAAAGAAGAGTAGAGGAAGCGGCTAAACTTTTAGGGATAGAACATTTACTTACCAGGAAACCCAAGGAGCTATCTGGTGGGCAGAGGCAGCGGGTAGCCTTGGGGAGGGCCATAGTGCGGGAACCCAAAGTATTTTTAATGGACGAACCTCTATCCAACCTAGACGCAAAGCTTCGGGTACAGATGCGGGCGGAGCTAACGAAACTACAGCAGAAACTAGGGGTAACGACCATTTATGTCACTCACGACCAAGTAGAGGCCATGACCATGGGTCACCGGATAGTAGTAATGAGGGACGGTATTATTCAACAGATAGACACACCATTAGGGTTATATGAGAGGCCGGCCAATTTATTTGTAGCGGGGTTTATAGGCTCACCGCCCATGAATTTTTTGCCGGTTATGCTGGAGGAGGAGCAGGGGGTTTTAAGAGTTAAGGGAGAGGGTTTTAGCTTTCCGCTTGCGGAAGATATGGGGAGGAGGCTTAAGGCTCCTAGGAAGGAAGTAGTTTTGGGCTTACGGCCAGAGGATATAACGGTGGAGCACAGGTTAAGGGAAGCACATCCTGAGTGGGTATACAGGGTGAAGGTGGAAGTAGTGGAGCCTTTAGGGGCGGAGGGGCTAGTATACTTTAGCCTAGGGGGGCAGCAAGTAGTGGCCAGGCTTTCGGGTTCTAGCCTGCCTAAGGTAGGGGAGGAAGTGGCGCTGGTATTCAACTTAAACCGTGCCCATTTCTTTGATAAGGAATCGGGAAAGGCGGTGGCTTAAAACCTTAAAGCTCAAAAAAGAAATGGGGGTAAGCTAGATATGAGCAAAATTGTTGTTGGAGTAGACCTGGGTGGCACTAACATAGCAGGTGTCCTAATAGATGAGAAAGGCGAGCTTAAAGGTTCAAAGGTTTGGCCAACAGAAGCAGAATATGGTCCAGAGCATATACTTCGGAGGATAATAGAATTAATCAGGACTTTGTTGGAGGAGAATGGTTTTACTCTCAATCAATTGCAAGGGGTAGGTGTAGGAGTACCAGGTTTGGTAAATACTCGGGAAGGTAGGTCTATAATATCTCATAATTTACCTGGTTGGAAAGATATTGCAGTAGCTCAGAAGATACACGAAGAAATTAATGCTCCGGTATTTATAGAAAATGATGTGCGCATGGCTGCTTGGGGAGAGAAGTTATTAGGTGCTGGACAAGATAAAGAAGATATAGTTTGCCTTACCCTTGGTACGGGTATTGGGTCTGGTATTTTTATCCAGGGAAAAATGTTTAAAGGAAGAAAGGAAAGCGCAGGAGAAATAGGCCATATGACAGTAGAGAAGGACGGACTACGCTGTAACTGTGGCAATTATGGAT harbors:
- a CDS encoding ABC transporter ATP-binding protein: MASVTLRNVWKKFGQVIAVRDFNLEIKDGEFIVLVGPSGCGKTTTLRMVAGLEDITQGEIYIGDRLVNDVPPKDRDIAMVFQNYALYPHMNVYDNMAFGLKMRKVPKQEIKRRVEEAAKLLGIEHLLTRKPKELSGGQRQRVALGRAIVREPKVFLMDEPLSNLDAKLRVQMRAELTKLQQKLGVTTIYVTHDQVEAMTMGHRIVVMRDGIIQQIDTPLGLYERPANLFVAGFIGSPPMNFLPVMLEEEQGVLRVKGEGFSFPLAEDMGRRLKAPRKEVVLGLRPEDITVEHRLREAHPEWVYRVKVEVVEPLGAEGLVYFSLGGQQVVARLSGSSLPKVGEEVALVFNLNRAHFFDKESGKAVA
- a CDS encoding ROK family protein; the encoded protein is MSKIVVGVDLGGTNIAGVLIDEKGELKGSKVWPTEAEYGPEHILRRIIELIRTLLEENGFTLNQLQGVGVGVPGLVNTREGRSIISHNLPGWKDIAVAQKIHEEINAPVFIENDVRMAAWGEKLLGAGQDKEDIVCLTLGTGIGSGIFIQGKMFKGRKESAGEIGHMTVEKDGLRCNCGNYGCLELYASGRGIARRAKEALANHTSSLILKLVNGDINQITAATVCTAAKQGDELALKVIKETALYLGIGLANVANLLNPQRIILGGGVMQAGELLLEPTREVVYSRALPLNREVEIVPAKLGEWAGAIGGAMLAKMQFIEGRSSLEWVW